A window of Cucurbita pepo subsp. pepo cultivar mu-cu-16 chromosome LG06, ASM280686v2, whole genome shotgun sequence contains these coding sequences:
- the LOC111796811 gene encoding carbamoyl-phosphate synthase large chain, chloroplastic-like, whose amino-acid sequence MGYSLIPSQSLTANSILCRSSSIRSSSGACLSNLSYARCFSYSSKFGSTSLEFQPCADRFSPFGKLYRRSGLVRCEKNGEKTIKESKGGKIGKRTDLKKIMILGAGPIVIGQACEFDYSGTQACKALKEEGYEVILINSNPATIMTDPDLADRTYVTPMTPELVEKVLEKERPDALLPTMGGQTALNLAVALAESGALEKYGIELIGAKLDAIKKAEDRDLFKQAMKNIGVKTPPSGIATTLEECVEIAHEIGEFPLIIRPAFTLGGTGGGIAYNREEFESICKAGLAASLTSQVLVEKSLLGWKEYELEVMRDLADNVVIICSIENIDPMGVHTGDSITVAPAQTLTDKEYQRLRDYSIAIIREIGVECGGSNVQFAVNPADGEVMVIEMNPRVSRSSALASKATGFPIAKMAAKLSVGYSLDQIPNDITKKTPASFEPSIDYVVTKIPRFAFEKFPGSQPILTTQMKSVGEAMALGRTFQESFQKAVRSLECGYSGWGCEPIKQLDWDWEQLKYSLRVPNPDRIHTVYAAMKKGMKVDDIHELSYIDKWFLTQLKELVDVEQYLLAQSLSNLTKEDFYEVKRRGFSDKQIAFATKSTEKEVRSKRISLGVLPAYKRVDTCAAEFEANTPYMYSSYDFECESAPTQKKKVLILGGGPNRIGQGIEFDYCCCHTSFALQDAGYETIMMNSNPETVSTDYDTSDRLYFEPLTVEDVFNIIALERPDGIIVQFGGQTPLKLALPIQRFLDENKLKCASGDGYVRIWGTSPDSIDAAEDRERFNAILNELKIEQPRGGIAKSEADALSIAKDIGYPVVVRPSYVLGGRAMEIVYSDDKLVTYLENAVEVDPERPVLVDKYLSDAIEIDIDALADSHGNVTIGGIMEHIELAGVHSGDSACSLPTKTIPSSCLDTIRNWTTKLAKRLNVCGLMNCQYAITMAGEVFLLEANPRASRTVPFVSKAIGHPLAKYASLVMSGKSLYELGFTKEVIPKHVSVKEAVLPFEKFQGSDVILGPEMRSTGEVMGLDFQFPIAFAKAQIAAGNKLPLSGSLFLSLNDLTKPHLSKIAKAFLELGFSIIATSGTAHVLESEDIPVERVLKLHEGRPHAGDILANGQIQLMIITSSGDDLDQIDGRHLRRMALAYKVPIITTVAGALATAEAIKSLKTSSVSMIPLQDYFVETKSGSRTEDLQSASI is encoded by the exons ATGGGTTACTCTTTGATTCCGTCTCAATCTCTCACTGCCAACTCCATTTTGTGTCGATCCTCGTCCATTCGTTCTTCTTCCGGTGCGTGTTTGTCCAATCTCAGCTACGCCAGGTGTTTTTCTTACTCCAGCAAATTTGGATCAACTTCGCTCGAGTTTCAGCCATGTGCGGATCGGTTTTCTCCGTTTGGGAAGTTGTATAGGCGAAGCGGTTTGGTTCGATGCGAGAAAAATGGCGAGAAGACGATTAAAGAGAGTAAAGGAGGGAAAATTGGGAAGAGAACTGATTTGAAGAAGATTATGATTCTTGGTGCAGGTCCCATTGTGATTGGGCAGGCTTGTGAGTTTGATTATTCTGGTACTCAAGCTTGTAAGGCGTTGAAAGAAGAGGGATATGAAgttattttgattaattcGAATCCGGCTACGATCATGACAGACCCGGACTTGGCTGATAGAACTTATGTTACTCCGATGACACCAGAGCTTGTTGAGAAAGTGCTTGAGAAGGAGCGGCCTGATGCTCTGTTGCCGACTATGGGCGGGCAGACTGCGTTAAACTTGGCGGTTGCTTTAGCTGAGAGTGGTGCGCTTGAAAAATATGGGATTGAGTTGATTGGAGCGAAGCTTGATGCAATTAAGAAAGCTGAAGATAGGGATTTGTTTAAACAGGCTATGAAGAACATTGGGGTTAAGACACCTCCTTCAGGGATTGCGACTACGCTTGAGGAATGTGTTGAAATTGCTCATGAGATTGGAGAGTTTCCTTTGATCATTAGACCAGCTTTTACATTGGGAGGAACTGGAGGTGGGATTGCTTACAATAGGGAGGAATTTGAGTCTATTTGTAAGGCGGGTTTAGCGGCGAGCCTGACGTCGCAGGTTCTGGTGGAGAAATCATTGCTGGGTTGGAAGGAGTATGAGCTTGAGGTCATGAGAGATCTTGCTGATAACGTGGTGATCATTTGCTCCATTGAGAATATTGATCCTATGGGGGTTCATACTGGGGATTCCATAACTGTGGCACCTGCTCAAACTTTGACTGATAAGGAGTATCAACGGCTGAGGGATTATTCCATTGCTATCATTAGGGAAATTGGCGTTGAATGTGGTGGTTCAAACGTGCAATTTGCTGTCAATCCAGCTGATGGTGAGGTGATGGTGATTGAAATGAACCCGAGAGTTTCAAGGTCCTCTGCTCTGGCTTCCAAGGCTACAGGCTTTCCAATAGCAAAGATGGCTGCTAAATTGTCAGTTGGGTATTCATTGGATCAGATTCCGAATGACATAACAAAGAAAACGCCTGCTAGTTTCGAGCCTTCCATTGATTACGTGGTGACAAAG ATTCCCAGATTTGCTTTCGAAAAGTTCCCAGGTTCTCAACCAATATTGACTACTCAGATGAAATCAGTTGGTGAAGCTATGGCTCTTGGCCGCACTTTCCAAGAGTCCTTTCAAAAAGCTGTAAGATCATTGGAATGTGGCTACTCTGGATGGGGTTGTGAACCCATTAAACAActtgattgggattgggaaCAATTGAAGTATAGCCTCCGAGTTCCTAATCCCGATCGCATTCATACTGTATATGCTGCAAtgaagaagggaatgaaagTGGATGATATTCACGAGCTGAGTTACATTGACAAGTGGTTTCTTACTCAGTTAAAGGAGTTGGTGGATGTGGAGCAATACCTCTTGGCTCAAAGCTTGTCTAATTTGACAAAGGAAGATTTCTATGAAGTGAAAAGAAGAGGTTTCAGTGATAAGCAGATAGCATTTGCCACTAAATCAACTGAGAAGGAGGTGCGCTCTAAGAGAATATCTCTGGGTGTCCTCCCAGCTTATAAACGGGTGGATACATGTGCTGCAGAATTTGAGGCAAACACCCCTTACATGTATTCTTCTTATGATTTTGAGTGTGAATCAGCCccaactcaaaagaaaaaggtctTGATCTTGGGTGGTGGCCCGAACCGTATTGGTCAGGGTATTGAATTTGACTACTGTTGCTGCCATACTTCATTTGCTCTGCAG GATGCTGGATATGAGACAATCATGATGAACTCAAATCCCGAAACAGTGTCGACAGATTACGATACAAGTGATCGGCTGTACTTCGAACCCTTGACAGTTGAAGATGTTTTTAACATTATTGCTTTGGAACGTCCAGACGGCATCATTGTGCAATTTGGAGGCCAAACGCCATTGAAATTGGCTCTCCCCATACAGCGGTTTTTAGATGAGAACAAGCTCAAATGTGCCAGTGGTGATGGCTATGTTCGCATATGGGGAACTTCTCCCGACTCCATAGATGCGGCCGAAGACAGAGAAAGGTTCAATGCGATCCTTAACGAGTTAAAGATAGAACAACCAAGAGGGGGCATTGCCAAGAGTGAAGCTGATGCACTCTCCATTGCTAAGGATATAGGTTATCCAGTTGTTGTCCGACCGTCTTATGTTCTAGGTGGTAGGGCAATGGAAATTGTGTACAGTGACGACAAACTCGTTACTTACCTTGAAAATGCTGTGGAAGTGGATCCCGAACGTCCCGTATTAGTCGACAAATATCTATCTGATGCTATTGAAATCGATATCGATGCATTAGCTGATTCACATGGGAATGTGACAATTGGTGGGATAATGGAGCATATTGAGTTGGCTGGCGTCCATTCGGGCGACTCTGCTTGTTCACTCCCAACGAAAACAATCCCATCGTCTTGCCTCGACACCATCAGGAACTGGACAACAAAATTGGCCAAGAGGCTAAATGTCTGTGGGCTTATGAACTGTCAGTATGCAATCACCATGGCAGGGGAGGTTTTCTTGCTCGAAGCAAATCCACGCGCTTCCCGTACCGTCCCATTTGTATCTAAAGCAATCGGGCACCCATTGGCCAAGTATGCTTCCCTTGTGATGTCTGGGAAGTCTCTATATGAGCTTGGCTTCACCAAAGAGGTAATCCCAAAACACGTGTCGGTGAAGGAAGCCGTCCTTCCTTTTGAGAAGTTTCAAGGCAGCGATGTGATATTAGGACCTGAAATGAGGAGCACGGGTGAGGTTATGGGTCTTGATTTCCAGTTTCCTATTGCATTTGCAAAAGCTCAAATAGCTGCTGGGAATAAACTACCACTTTCTGGAAGTCTGTTCCTCAGTTTGAACGACTTAACAAAGCCCCACCTCTCCAAAATAGCCAAGGCATTCTTAGAGCTCGGATTCAGCATCATCGCAACTTCTGGAACCGCCCACGTTCTCGAATCAGAAGACATTCCCGTCGAGCGAGTGCTGAAGCTGCACGAGGGGCGACCTCACGCCGGTGACATACTTGCTAATGGACAGATTCAGCTGATGATTATCACTAGTTCTGGCGATGATCTCGATCAGATCGATGGACGTCATTTGAGGCGAATGGCTCTTGCATACAAAGTCCCTATAATAACGACAGTGGCTGGAGCATTGGCAACTGCAGAAGCCATAAAGAGCCTCAAAACGAGCTCGGTTTCGATGATTCCTCTTCAGGACTACTTCGTCGAGACTAAAAGCGGGAGTCGAACGGAGGACTTGCAGTCGGCTTCAATATGA